One window from the genome of [Mycobacterium] stephanolepidis encodes:
- a CDS encoding transglutaminase family protein → MGIKVALEHRTSYAFDRLVQVHPHEIRLRPAPHTRTPIEAYSLRIAPDDHFINWQQDAFGNFLARVVFPNRTRRLSITVGLIADLKSVNPFDFFIEEWAEHIGFAYPPALAADLEPYLKPVDESNPGSGPGELVRAWVANFTMAPGTRIIDYLVTINQALCSDVGYAVRLEPGVQSPDTTLAVGIGSCRDTAWLLVSILRQKGLAARFVSGYLVQLTSDIVAIDGPSGPVADFTDLHAWAEVYIPGAGWVGLDPTSGLLAGEGHIPLSATPHPSTSAAISGATDVCESTLDFSNTVTRVHEDPRVTLPYTPSAWQAVTALGAEIDARLDAAGVGLTMGGEPTFVSVDDQVAEEWNTAADGPQKRVRASDLAARLKSLWAPTGLVQRSQGKWYPGEPLPRWQIGLYWRRDGRPLWSDPDLLADPWAEDRQWSTPEGADRALLLALAGDLGLPESQVRAAYEDPLTRLAASVRRPAGDPVSTADDIAPQEDSSDRRSELLAGLDEQVTQPAAHLLPLHRGEDGSGWESADWRLRRGRIVLTEGRSPAGLRLPLAAISWQPAPHLAEADPISAAAELDAQRSGTATVVPADGVPTTAMVAEIRDGLLYLFLPPLESLDDFVDLIARVEAAATCPLVLEGYGPPPDPRLEVMSVTPDPGVIEVNVTPTASFAEQSRQLEVLYEEARKARLTTESFDTDGTHTGTGGGNHITLGGRTPATSPLLRRPDLLVSLLTYWQHHPALSYLFSGRFVGTTSQAPRVDEGREEALYELEIAFAEIERLTTSPHPDPDRPTEVAPWHVDRALRHLLTDITGNTHRAEFCIDKLYSPDSARGRLGLLELRGFEMPPHFQMAMVQSLLVRALVAKFWEQPLRAPLIRHGANLHGRYLLPHFIIHDIAQVASDLRAHGIAFETSWLDPFTEFRFPRIGTAVFDGIEVELRGAIEPWRVLGEEATAGGAARYVDSSIERVQVRVIGADRSRYVITCNGQPIPLLSTENPDVQVAGVRYRAWQPPSALHPSITVDDPLRFELIDTANALSRGGCTYHVSHPGGRAYDDPPVNAVAAEARRGRRFDATGYTTGRVDLSDLREKQARMSTDAVAPGILDLRRARTVGRR, encoded by the coding sequence ATGGGCATCAAGGTGGCGCTGGAGCATCGGACCAGCTACGCATTCGACAGACTCGTGCAGGTGCATCCGCACGAGATTCGGTTGCGCCCTGCGCCGCACACCCGAACGCCGATCGAGGCGTACTCGTTGCGTATCGCCCCCGACGATCACTTCATCAACTGGCAACAGGACGCCTTCGGAAATTTCCTTGCCCGCGTGGTCTTTCCGAATAGGACCCGTCGACTGTCGATCACCGTGGGACTCATCGCCGACCTGAAGTCGGTCAATCCGTTCGACTTCTTCATCGAGGAGTGGGCCGAACACATCGGTTTCGCCTACCCGCCCGCGTTGGCCGCCGATCTGGAGCCCTATCTCAAGCCGGTGGACGAATCCAATCCGGGCTCGGGGCCCGGTGAGCTGGTCCGCGCGTGGGTGGCCAATTTCACGATGGCGCCCGGCACACGCATCATCGACTACCTCGTCACCATCAATCAGGCGTTGTGCTCGGATGTCGGCTACGCCGTGCGCTTGGAGCCCGGGGTGCAGAGCCCCGACACCACCCTGGCGGTGGGTATCGGTTCCTGCCGCGACACCGCCTGGTTACTGGTTTCGATTCTGCGGCAGAAGGGTCTTGCCGCTCGCTTCGTGTCCGGGTATTTGGTCCAGTTGACGTCGGATATCGTCGCAATCGACGGGCCTTCGGGCCCGGTTGCCGACTTCACCGATCTGCATGCCTGGGCTGAGGTCTACATCCCCGGCGCGGGGTGGGTGGGCCTGGACCCCACATCGGGACTGCTCGCGGGGGAAGGGCACATTCCGCTCTCGGCGACACCGCATCCGTCGACATCGGCCGCAATCTCCGGCGCTACCGACGTGTGCGAGTCCACCCTCGATTTCTCCAACACGGTCACCCGGGTGCATGAGGACCCTCGAGTCACGCTGCCCTATACGCCATCGGCGTGGCAGGCCGTCACCGCGCTGGGTGCGGAGATCGATGCCCGGCTTGATGCCGCTGGGGTGGGATTGACGATGGGCGGCGAGCCGACCTTCGTATCGGTCGATGACCAGGTCGCCGAGGAGTGGAACACCGCGGCCGATGGACCCCAGAAACGGGTCCGTGCCTCCGATCTGGCTGCCCGCTTGAAATCGCTTTGGGCGCCAACCGGTTTGGTGCAGCGCAGTCAGGGAAAGTGGTACCCGGGCGAGCCCTTGCCGCGATGGCAGATCGGCTTGTACTGGCGGCGCGACGGACGGCCGCTGTGGTCTGACCCCGATCTGCTGGCCGATCCGTGGGCCGAGGACCGGCAATGGTCCACGCCGGAAGGTGCCGACCGCGCGTTGTTGCTCGCGCTGGCCGGCGATCTCGGGCTGCCCGAGAGTCAGGTGCGCGCGGCGTACGAGGACCCGCTGACCCGACTGGCGGCGTCGGTTCGGCGCCCGGCGGGAGATCCGGTATCAACGGCCGATGACATAGCGCCGCAGGAAGATTCATCCGATCGGCGGTCGGAGCTGCTGGCAGGTCTGGACGAACAGGTGACCCAGCCGGCCGCCCATCTGCTGCCCCTGCACCGGGGGGAGGACGGCAGCGGTTGGGAAAGCGCCGACTGGCGACTGCGCCGCGGCCGGATCGTGCTGACGGAAGGACGGTCTCCGGCGGGTCTGCGGCTCCCACTGGCAGCCATCTCCTGGCAGCCGGCCCCACATCTGGCCGAGGCGGATCCGATCAGCGCTGCCGCCGAACTCGATGCACAACGATCCGGTACCGCCACCGTCGTGCCCGCGGACGGCGTACCCACCACAGCCATGGTCGCGGAGATACGTGACGGGCTGCTGTACCTGTTCCTGCCGCCCCTGGAGAGCCTCGACGATTTCGTAGATCTCATCGCCCGCGTCGAGGCGGCCGCCACCTGCCCACTGGTGCTCGAAGGGTATGGGCCGCCGCCGGACCCTCGGCTCGAGGTTATGAGCGTGACTCCCGACCCGGGCGTCATCGAGGTCAACGTGACCCCCACCGCGAGCTTCGCCGAGCAGTCCCGTCAGCTGGAAGTGTTGTACGAAGAGGCGCGGAAAGCTCGATTGACCACCGAATCGTTCGACACCGACGGCACCCACACCGGGACCGGAGGGGGTAACCACATCACATTGGGGGGCCGTACCCCGGCGACGTCGCCGTTGTTGCGGCGGCCCGATCTGCTGGTCTCGCTGCTGACTTACTGGCAGCATCACCCGGCGCTGTCGTACCTATTTTCGGGACGATTCGTCGGCACCACATCGCAGGCCCCGCGCGTTGACGAGGGGCGCGAAGAAGCGTTGTACGAGTTGGAGATCGCCTTCGCGGAGATCGAGAGACTGACGACGTCGCCCCACCCCGACCCCGACCGCCCTACGGAGGTCGCACCGTGGCACGTGGACAGGGCGCTGCGGCACCTGCTCACCGACATCACCGGGAACACCCATCGTGCGGAGTTCTGCATCGACAAGCTGTACAGCCCCGACAGTGCGCGGGGGCGTCTGGGCCTATTGGAGCTCCGGGGATTCGAGATGCCTCCGCATTTCCAGATGGCGATGGTCCAGTCCCTGTTGGTGCGCGCGCTGGTCGCCAAGTTCTGGGAACAGCCGCTACGGGCGCCGCTGATCCGACACGGCGCAAACCTTCATGGCCGTTACTTGTTGCCGCACTTCATCATTCACGATATTGCACAGGTTGCATCCGATCTGCGCGCACACGGCATCGCTTTCGAGACCAGCTGGCTCGATCCGTTCACCGAATTCCGGTTCCCACGGATCGGCACCGCGGTGTTCGACGGTATCGAGGTCGAGCTGCGCGGGGCCATCGAACCGTGGCGGGTGCTGGGGGAGGAAGCGACCGCCGGAGGTGCCGCGCGCTACGTGGATTCCTCCATCGAACGTGTGCAGGTCCGGGTCATCGGCGCCGACCGGTCCCGGTATGTCATCACCTGCAACGGTCAGCCCATCCCGCTGCTCTCGACGGAAAACCCGGATGTGCAGGTGGCCGGTGTCCGTTATCGAGCCTGGCAGCCGCCCAGCGCCTTGCACCCGAGTATCACCGTCGATGACCCGCTGCGATTTGAGCTCATCGACACCGCTAACGCCCTGTCTCGCGGCGGCTGTACGTACCACGTATCGCACCCGGGCGGCCGTGCGTACGACGATCCTCCCGTCAATGCGGTGGCGGCCGAAGCACGCCGCGGTCGGCGTTTCGATGCCACCGGTTACACCACCGGTCGTGTCGATTTGTCAGACTTGCGCGAGAAACAAGCCCGCATGTCCACCGATGCGGTCGCGCCCGGCATCCTGGATTTACGCCGTGCGAGGACGGTGGGGCGCAGGTGA
- a CDS encoding nitroreductase family deazaflavin-dependent oxidoreductase — MTDDTPFNEQPAAVINEFNDGVTQEFRANGGEVGGQFAGVPILLLTNTGAKSGKKRLNPLAYFDIDGKIYIVGSFGGADKDPAWVHNLRAHPHAHIDIGTDGYGVVAHELSLSERDELYPKVVEQVPVFADYQAKTDRAIPIFELQRR, encoded by the coding sequence GTGACTGATGACACACCCTTCAACGAACAACCTGCCGCGGTGATCAACGAATTCAATGACGGAGTAACTCAGGAATTCCGCGCCAACGGAGGTGAGGTCGGTGGTCAATTCGCCGGCGTACCGATCCTGCTGCTGACCAACACCGGTGCCAAGAGCGGAAAGAAACGTCTGAATCCGTTGGCCTACTTCGACATCGACGGCAAGATTTATATCGTCGGTTCCTTCGGCGGTGCGGACAAGGACCCCGCATGGGTGCATAACCTGCGCGCACATCCGCATGCGCATATCGACATCGGAACCGATGGTTACGGCGTGGTAGCCCATGAGCTTTCACTCAGTGAGCGCGATGAGCTGTATCCGAAGGTTGTTGAGCAGGTTCCCGTGTTCGCGGACTATCAGGCGAAGACCGACCGGGCGATTCCGATCTTTGAACTGCAACGTCGCTAG
- a CDS encoding permease, which translates to MTVAASRERRWLGSTEVLVVALILMTLAASRLRGIVDANEKLATAGTVFCGVFVQAVPFLALGVIVSGLVATFVTPERLARWLPNRSVAAVAVAGVSGAALPGCECGSVPVARRLYGPGSVGAAALTFMLSAPAINPVVLVATAVAFPGQPKMVLARAVASLLTAMIMGMVWSRWGRDSWVTRKLPSAHSGSGSRWTTFTEAARHDFLQAASYLAIGAVAAAALHVLVPAWVFEHLAGNLVVGVVTMALLAVVLALCSEADAFVAASITMMPLIPRLVFLVVGPAVDVKLIAMQSGMFGRAFAARFAPVTFVVATAVATSVGLAVLGTS; encoded by the coding sequence ATGACGGTGGCCGCCTCCCGGGAACGACGCTGGCTCGGCTCGACCGAGGTCTTGGTGGTGGCTCTGATCCTGATGACCCTGGCTGCCAGCCGGTTACGCGGGATCGTCGACGCCAACGAGAAGCTGGCGACCGCCGGAACGGTGTTCTGTGGGGTATTCGTCCAGGCCGTCCCATTCCTTGCACTCGGCGTGATCGTGAGCGGGCTCGTCGCGACGTTCGTCACCCCGGAACGTCTGGCGCGGTGGCTGCCGAACCGGTCCGTTGCCGCTGTGGCCGTGGCGGGAGTCAGTGGCGCCGCGCTGCCCGGCTGCGAATGCGGATCTGTGCCGGTGGCACGCCGGCTGTACGGACCGGGATCGGTCGGTGCCGCCGCACTGACCTTCATGTTGTCGGCACCGGCGATCAACCCGGTGGTGTTGGTCGCCACCGCGGTCGCATTCCCCGGCCAGCCGAAGATGGTGCTGGCGCGTGCGGTGGCCTCACTGCTCACCGCGATGATCATGGGCATGGTGTGGTCGCGGTGGGGGCGAGACAGCTGGGTCACCCGCAAGCTGCCCTCCGCACACTCCGGATCCGGCTCCCGCTGGACGACATTCACCGAGGCGGCACGGCACGACTTTCTGCAGGCGGCCTCGTACCTGGCGATCGGGGCGGTGGCCGCGGCGGCCTTGCACGTGCTCGTGCCGGCCTGGGTGTTCGAGCATCTGGCGGGCAACCTTGTGGTCGGTGTGGTGACCATGGCGCTTCTGGCCGTGGTGCTGGCACTGTGCTCGGAAGCCGACGCCTTCGTCGCCGCCAGCATCACGATGATGCCGCTGATCCCGCGCTTGGTATTCCTCGTGGTCGGACCGGCCGTCGACGTGAAGCTGATCGCGATGCAGTCTGGGATGTTCGGGCGAGCGTTCGCGGCCCGGTTCGCACCGGTGACATTCGTGGTGGCCACCGCCGTCGCGACGTCCGTCGGACTGGCGGTGCTGGGAACCTCATGA
- a CDS encoding TIGR03943 family putative permease subunit → MRRDTENTLLILLGVSVAMIAVTGTFTRYVKPGLLPWLACSAVVVIGLGLAAIIRDVRRGHTEHDHDGHGDHSHKHGATWFLVLPIVLLIFIVPPALSARSIAPANISASANTPRRAFPPLPPGDAPSVPLPEILMRIAAGSSDTLSGRTITVTGFTFKDGERTDLAKIVIVCCAADAQLARLHMTGPAAASASTLPENTWISVTGTVPGGQSYRGPSSIPAIEVVGITRTDPPKSTY, encoded by the coding sequence ATGAGGCGCGATACGGAGAACACCCTGCTGATCCTGTTGGGCGTCAGTGTGGCCATGATCGCGGTTACAGGAACCTTTACGCGCTACGTCAAACCCGGACTGCTGCCGTGGCTCGCCTGTTCGGCGGTCGTCGTGATCGGCCTCGGCCTGGCTGCGATCATTCGCGATGTGCGCCGCGGCCACACCGAACACGACCATGACGGCCACGGAGACCACAGCCACAAGCACGGCGCCACATGGTTTCTGGTGTTACCAATCGTCCTACTGATCTTCATCGTGCCCCCGGCCCTGAGTGCTCGATCCATCGCGCCGGCCAACATCTCCGCCTCGGCCAACACGCCCCGGCGGGCCTTTCCCCCACTGCCACCCGGCGATGCACCGTCGGTGCCGCTGCCCGAGATTCTGATGCGCATTGCCGCTGGTTCCTCGGACACCTTGAGCGGACGCACAATCACTGTCACCGGCTTTACCTTCAAGGACGGCGAACGCACCGACCTGGCCAAGATAGTCATCGTCTGTTGTGCCGCCGACGCCCAGTTGGCTCGGCTGCACATGACGGGACCCGCTGCCGCATCGGCATCGACGCTTCCCGAGAACACCTGGATCTCGGTGACCGGGACCGTGCCCGGCGGACAGAGCTACCGCGGACCCTCGTCGATTCCCGCTATCGAGGTCGTCGGCATCACCCGCACCGACCCACCCAAGAGCACCTACTGA
- a CDS encoding haloacid dehalogenase type II, translated as MRYKAYLFDVQGTLLDFFEPVSHAVAEYDPNVDAAAFTRAWRADYFDRVANLAQSVDDWTRVQDLYAHGFADVCESFGLPRPDSATAELVASGWQRLVPWPDVPTGLPSLRSQAVIATLSNTDMATMVNLFKRLGISWDAVLTAEVFGSFKPDQAVYRRALRYLGVEPHEAAMVAAHPYDLRAAQEIGMGTVFVSRPHEYGDPALAHDDPDQEFDQRVADIGAIA; from the coding sequence TTGCGGTACAAGGCATATCTGTTCGATGTGCAGGGCACGCTGCTGGACTTTTTTGAGCCGGTGTCGCACGCGGTTGCCGAGTACGACCCCAACGTGGACGCAGCCGCCTTTACCCGCGCCTGGCGCGCAGACTATTTCGACCGCGTCGCCAACCTGGCACAGTCGGTTGATGACTGGACGCGGGTACAGGATCTGTACGCGCACGGCTTCGCCGATGTCTGCGAGAGCTTCGGGTTGCCGCGCCCCGACTCTGCGACTGCCGAGTTAGTCGCATCTGGCTGGCAGCGCCTCGTTCCCTGGCCGGACGTACCCACCGGACTGCCCAGTCTGCGTTCGCAGGCCGTCATCGCCACGCTGTCCAACACCGACATGGCCACCATGGTGAATCTGTTCAAACGTCTGGGCATCTCGTGGGACGCGGTGCTCACCGCAGAGGTGTTCGGCAGCTTCAAACCGGACCAGGCGGTATACCGGCGCGCGCTCCGTTACCTCGGCGTGGAGCCCCACGAGGCCGCGATGGTGGCCGCACACCCGTACGACCTGCGTGCCGCACAAGAGATCGGTATGGGTACCGTCTTCGTCTCACGGCCCCACGAGTACGGAGATCCCGCGCTGGCTCACGACGACCCCGACCAGGAATTCGATCAGCGAGTCGCCGATATCGGCGCTATCGCCTAG
- a CDS encoding DUF389 domain-containing protein, with translation MLHVRVIAPADLSDQVVEFLATTAGVAHIVRVTGAAISPAGDVITADVARETANDVLNGLKAVDIDKRGSITAEVLDTVISQTAYEAEDDAEGDPADAVIWDELIGRTREESTLNLTFLAFLCLACLIAAVGVVTDSPVTIVGAMVVGPEFGPLAALAVSIVRRKWSLARRSLLALVVGFPVAMAVTAVGALAAEGAGWVTLKSVRELQQVDFIFQVGPFSLVVALLAGAAGMLSLMSAKSAALVGVFISVTTVPAAGFAVVAATVGEWEIAGLSALQLAVNLFGIVLAGVLVLLVRPRGLR, from the coding sequence ATGCTGCATGTTCGGGTCATCGCACCTGCCGATCTCTCCGATCAGGTGGTGGAGTTCCTCGCCACCACAGCGGGCGTCGCGCATATCGTGCGGGTGACCGGGGCGGCGATCAGCCCGGCGGGCGACGTGATCACCGCCGACGTGGCGCGGGAGACGGCCAACGACGTGCTCAACGGGCTCAAGGCAGTCGATATCGACAAGCGGGGATCGATCACCGCCGAAGTGCTCGATACGGTGATCTCGCAGACCGCCTACGAGGCCGAGGACGACGCCGAAGGCGACCCCGCCGACGCGGTCATCTGGGATGAGCTGATTGGGCGCACCCGCGAAGAATCCACCCTCAATCTGACCTTTCTGGCCTTCTTGTGTCTCGCCTGCCTGATCGCCGCGGTCGGCGTGGTCACCGATTCGCCGGTCACCATCGTCGGTGCCATGGTGGTCGGCCCGGAGTTCGGTCCGCTTGCCGCGCTGGCGGTTTCGATTGTGCGCCGGAAATGGTCGCTTGCCCGCCGGTCGCTGCTGGCGTTGGTGGTGGGATTCCCCGTGGCGATGGCGGTGACTGCCGTCGGGGCGCTGGCCGCCGAGGGCGCCGGGTGGGTGACCTTGAAGAGTGTGCGTGAACTGCAGCAGGTCGACTTCATATTCCAGGTTGGGCCGTTCTCATTGGTGGTCGCCTTGTTGGCAGGCGCGGCCGGCATGTTGTCGTTGATGTCGGCGAAATCAGCTGCGCTGGTGGGTGTCTTCATCTCGGTGACCACCGTGCCCGCCGCGGGTTTCGCGGTGGTGGCAGCGACCGTGGGGGAATGGGAGATCGCGGGGCTGTCCGCCCTGCAACTGGCGGTCAACCTCTTCGGCATCGTCCTGGCCGGGGTGCTGGTACTGCTGGTGCGGCCGCGGGGGTTGCGCTAG
- the aspS gene encoding aspartate--tRNA ligase, which translates to MLRTHDAGTLRESDAGQRVTLAGWVARRRDHGGVIFIDLRDASGVSQVVFRDDAVLEQAHRLRAEFCVEVTGVVEVRPEGNANAEIPTGQIEVNAADLIVLNESAPLPFQLDETAGEEARLKYRYLDLRREGPGNAIRLRSKANASARSVLARHDFVEVETPTLTRSTPEGARDFLVPARLQPGSFYALPQSPQLFKQLLMVAGMERYYQIARCYRDEDFRADRQPEFTQLDIEMSFVDQDDIITLAEEILVALWDLIGYHVPTPIARITYAEAMRRYGSDKPDLRFGLELVECTEYFSDTSFRVFQAPYVGAVVMPGGADQPRRTLDGWQEFAKQRGHKGLAYVLVGEDGTLGGPVAKNLTDAERDGLAAHVGAKPGDCIFFSAGGVKSSRALLGSVRGEVAQRLGLIDPDAWAFTWVVDAPLFEPAGDATAAGDVAVGSGAWTAVHHAFTSPKPQSENTFDTDPGTALAYAYDIVCNGHEIGGGSIRIHRRDVQERVFTVMGISNEEAQDKFGFLLDAFAFGAPPHGGIAFGWDRVTALLAGTPSIREVIAFPKSGGGVDPLTDAPAPITAAQRKESGIDAKPEKDAKTEKTDKPATPDA; encoded by the coding sequence GTGCTGCGCACTCACGACGCGGGGACGTTGCGGGAGTCGGACGCCGGACAGCGTGTAACGCTTGCCGGCTGGGTGGCTCGACGGCGCGACCACGGCGGTGTCATCTTCATCGACCTGCGTGACGCCTCCGGCGTGTCCCAGGTGGTGTTCCGAGACGACGCGGTGCTCGAACAGGCGCATCGTCTGCGCGCCGAATTCTGCGTCGAGGTCACCGGGGTGGTCGAGGTCCGGCCCGAGGGCAACGCCAACGCCGAGATCCCAACCGGCCAGATCGAGGTCAATGCCGCAGACCTGATCGTGCTCAACGAGAGTGCGCCGCTGCCGTTCCAGCTGGACGAGACCGCAGGTGAGGAGGCGCGCCTGAAGTATCGCTACCTGGACCTGCGCCGGGAGGGGCCGGGTAACGCAATCAGGTTGCGCTCCAAGGCAAACGCCTCGGCACGCAGTGTGCTGGCACGCCATGACTTCGTCGAGGTGGAAACCCCGACGCTGACGCGGTCGACGCCTGAGGGCGCGCGCGATTTCCTGGTGCCGGCGCGTCTGCAGCCGGGCAGTTTCTACGCGCTGCCGCAGAGCCCACAGTTGTTCAAGCAGTTGCTCATGGTCGCGGGCATGGAGCGGTACTACCAGATTGCGCGCTGCTATCGGGACGAGGACTTCCGGGCAGACCGGCAGCCCGAGTTCACCCAGCTCGATATCGAGATGAGCTTCGTGGACCAGGACGACATCATCACGCTCGCCGAGGAGATCCTGGTCGCGCTGTGGGATCTGATCGGCTATCACGTGCCGACCCCGATCGCCCGCATCACCTACGCCGAAGCGATGCGCCGCTATGGCAGTGACAAGCCGGATCTGCGATTCGGGCTGGAGCTGGTGGAATGCACGGAGTACTTCTCCGACACCAGCTTCCGGGTGTTCCAGGCGCCCTATGTGGGTGCGGTGGTTATGCCCGGCGGTGCGGATCAGCCGCGCCGCACCCTGGATGGCTGGCAGGAGTTCGCCAAGCAGCGCGGACACAAGGGTCTGGCTTACGTGCTGGTGGGTGAGGACGGCACCCTCGGCGGTCCCGTCGCCAAGAACTTGACCGACGCCGAACGCGACGGGTTGGCGGCCCACGTCGGCGCCAAACCGGGTGACTGCATCTTCTTCTCTGCCGGCGGGGTCAAGTCCTCGCGCGCGTTGTTGGGCTCGGTGCGCGGCGAGGTCGCGCAGCGTCTCGGATTGATCGATCCGGACGCCTGGGCATTCACCTGGGTGGTGGACGCCCCACTGTTCGAGCCTGCCGGCGACGCGACCGCTGCCGGTGACGTAGCCGTTGGTTCAGGCGCCTGGACCGCGGTACACCACGCCTTTACCTCACCGAAGCCGCAGTCGGAGAACACTTTCGACACCGATCCGGGCACCGCCCTCGCCTACGCCTACGACATCGTGTGCAACGGACACGAAATCGGCGGCGGATCGATTCGTATCCATCGCCGAGACGTGCAGGAACGCGTGTTCACGGTGATGGGCATCAGCAATGAAGAGGCGCAGGACAAGTTCGGCTTCCTGCTGGACGCCTTCGCCTTCGGTGCGCCTCCGCACGGCGGCATCGCCTTCGGGTGGGACCGGGTGACCGCATTGTTGGCGGGTACACCCTCGATCCGCGAAGTCATCGCCTTCCCGAAGTCCGGTGGCGGTGTCGATCCGCTCACGGATGCTCCGGCGCCGATCACGGCGGCCCAGCGCAAAGAATCGGGAATCGACGCCAAACCCGAGAAGGACGCCAAAACAGAGAAGACGGACAAGCCGGCCACGCCGGACGCGTAG
- a CDS encoding carboxylesterase/lipase family protein — protein MSGPGLSGGAIGSAAPFRITIRCVAVDVALPTVVRTPSGDLRGTTEGGVSVWRGVPYARQPVEQLRFLAPVPLEPWDGVRDAIEHAPLPPQGRSFVGAGRDDPKVRGEDCLTVTVWSPDVHAKLPVMVWIPGGAFVFGAGQLELYSGARLAANGNVVVVNVTYRIGALGGLELSALGEGFDDNLSLRDQIAALTWVRDNIAAFGGDPDRVTIFGESAGATSVLALLATPAAGGLFGRAIAQSPALPLIADKALRDRRAHRYLELLDVTDPSRLKVLPQRELRRGAAKLQIESATETPVLGYGLTHGTDLLPHHPVEAARRGEVHQVPLIIGSNSHEASMFARVKPPMLPTTEPTVNGYFNRMGPEYHDAIIAAYPRYPSRSALVAVGSDAMFAAPMWAFADAYSAFVDTYMYRFDHTAWGLRLLGLGATHGSEIVHVHHSYGSFVGMLLSPLGARMMPSVGRRMQRAWLDFATGGSPDDWPLYGADGRRTRIIRSRSDVTIEDPDSVRRISWAQVH, from the coding sequence ATGTCGGGTCCGGGACTTTCCGGCGGGGCCATCGGCTCTGCAGCGCCCTTCCGCATTACGATTCGATGCGTGGCCGTTGACGTCGCCCTGCCGACCGTCGTGCGCACGCCGTCGGGGGATCTGCGCGGAACCACCGAAGGCGGTGTTTCGGTCTGGCGCGGGGTGCCGTATGCGCGTCAGCCGGTCGAGCAGCTCCGGTTCCTGGCACCTGTCCCCTTGGAACCCTGGGACGGCGTGCGTGACGCCATCGAGCACGCGCCGTTGCCGCCGCAGGGAAGATCGTTCGTGGGTGCCGGCCGGGACGACCCCAAGGTTCGCGGCGAAGACTGCCTGACGGTCACGGTCTGGTCGCCGGACGTCCACGCAAAACTGCCCGTCATGGTGTGGATTCCGGGCGGAGCCTTCGTTTTCGGCGCCGGGCAGCTGGAGTTGTACAGCGGGGCACGGCTTGCCGCCAACGGAAACGTCGTCGTCGTCAACGTCACCTACCGGATCGGAGCCTTGGGCGGGCTGGAACTCAGCGCCCTGGGTGAGGGTTTCGACGACAACCTGTCGCTGCGTGATCAAATCGCGGCACTGACATGGGTACGTGACAACATCGCGGCGTTCGGCGGCGACCCTGACCGCGTCACGATCTTCGGTGAGTCCGCCGGGGCGACCTCGGTACTGGCGCTGCTGGCGACTCCGGCGGCAGGGGGTCTGTTCGGGCGTGCCATCGCGCAGAGCCCGGCGTTGCCACTGATTGCCGACAAGGCCCTGCGGGATCGGCGTGCACATCGATACCTGGAACTACTCGATGTGACCGATCCCAGTCGGCTCAAGGTCTTGCCGCAACGGGAGCTGCGTCGGGGCGCAGCCAAGTTGCAGATCGAGAGCGCGACCGAGACTCCTGTCCTGGGCTACGGACTGACGCACGGCACCGACCTGCTGCCGCATCACCCTGTTGAGGCCGCGCGGCGCGGCGAGGTGCATCAGGTGCCGCTCATCATCGGGTCAAACAGCCACGAGGCGTCGATGTTCGCGCGCGTGAAACCGCCGATGCTGCCCACCACCGAGCCGACCGTCAACGGTTACTTCAACCGGATGGGCCCGGAGTACCACGACGCGATCATCGCCGCGTATCCGCGGTACCCGAGCCGTTCGGCGCTGGTGGCGGTGGGTTCCGATGCCATGTTCGCCGCGCCCATGTGGGCCTTCGCCGATGCCTACAGCGCCTTTGTCGACACTTACATGTACAGGTTCGACCACACGGCGTGGGGCCTCCGGCTCCTGGGTCTCGGGGCCACCCACGGCAGCGAAATCGTGCATGTGCACCACAGCTACGGTTCCTTCGTCGGGATGCTGCTGAGTCCACTGGGCGCACGGATGATGCCCTCGGTCGGGCGCCGCATGCAGCGAGCGTGGCTGGATTTCGCCACCGGGGGCAGCCCCGACGACTGGCCGCTCTACGGTGCGGACGGCAGGCGCACCCGAATCATCCGGTCTCGCTCCGATGTCACCATCGAAGATCCAGACTCGGTGCGCCGTATCTCGTGGGCGCAGGTGCACTGA